Proteins co-encoded in one Pseudomonas beijingensis genomic window:
- a CDS encoding DUF1883 domain-containing protein, giving the protein MKFIHQREHLNEDDIVVIECSQMCNIRLMNDANFRSFKNGGRHTYHGGAFDTFPARITAPSTGFWNITIDTVNRRAISVTRKPTLTHKIKIIRRSSSKLS; this is encoded by the coding sequence ATGAAATTCATTCACCAGCGCGAGCACCTGAACGAAGACGACATTGTCGTCATCGAATGCTCCCAAATGTGCAACATCCGTTTGATGAACGACGCCAACTTCCGCAGCTTCAAGAACGGCGGCCGGCACACGTATCACGGTGGCGCGTTCGACACTTTCCCGGCCAGGATCACGGCACCGAGCACCGGTTTCTGGAATATCACCATCGACACCGTCAACCGCCGTGCAATCAGCGTCACGCGCAAGCCGACCCTGACTCACAAGATCAAAATCATCCGGCGTTCCAGCTCGAAACTGAGCTGA
- a CDS encoding 2OG-Fe(II) oxygenase, with protein sequence MSPPSLIQCIHDLDWPALAQSLDQDGCAIIRNLLPPAQCRLLGDLYADSGLFRSRVIMARHGFGRGEYQYFRYPLPDLIQQLRQALYPMLVPLANRWNECMDLEARYPLEHAEFIQRCHAAGQSRPTPLLLQYGPQDYNCLHQDLYGEQVFPLQVAILLSEPGQDFTGGEFVLTEQRPRMQSRPQVIDLKQDDAVVFAVHQRPVKGVRGYYRVNMRHGVSRVHGGRRHTLGIIFHDAQ encoded by the coding sequence GTGTCCCCGCCCTCGTTGATCCAATGCATACACGACCTGGACTGGCCCGCCCTGGCGCAAAGCCTCGACCAGGACGGCTGTGCAATCATTCGCAACCTGCTGCCGCCAGCGCAATGCCGGCTGCTCGGTGATTTGTACGCCGATAGCGGACTTTTTCGTTCCCGAGTGATCATGGCCCGCCACGGATTCGGGCGCGGTGAGTATCAGTATTTTCGCTATCCGCTACCAGACCTCATCCAACAGCTACGTCAGGCGTTGTACCCGATGCTGGTGCCGCTGGCGAACCGCTGGAATGAATGCATGGACCTGGAGGCGCGGTACCCCCTTGAACACGCCGAGTTCATCCAGCGCTGTCACGCTGCCGGACAATCGCGTCCTACACCGCTGTTGCTGCAATACGGACCGCAGGACTACAACTGTCTGCATCAGGATCTGTACGGCGAGCAGGTATTCCCCCTGCAGGTCGCGATCCTGCTGTCGGAACCGGGCCAGGACTTTACCGGCGGCGAGTTTGTCCTCACCGAACAGCGCCCGCGCATGCAGTCGCGGCCTCAGGTCATCGATCTGAAACAGGACGACGCCGTGGTATTTGCCGTGCACCAACGGCCGGTCAAAGGCGTTCGCGGTTATTATCGAGTGAACATGCGCCATGGCGTCAGCCGCGTGCACGGCGGCAGACGGCACACCTTGGGAATCATTTTTCATGATGCGCAGTAA
- the alkB gene encoding DNA oxidative demethylase AlkB — protein sequence MMRSNDIPITLDLFADQAPNPPGQIEQIGQQSFVLRGFTLPWLERLLPALESVLQAAPFRQMVTPGGFTMSVALSSCGALGWTTDRSGYRYTAHDPQTGQPWPDMPAVFRELAQAAARQAQFEHFEPDSCLINRYVPGARMSLHQDKNERSLAAPIVSMSLGLPAVFQFGGFERSDKSLRIPLFHGDIVVWGGVDRLRYHGVLPLKEGQHPRLGAQRINLTFRTAG from the coding sequence ATGATGCGCAGTAATGACATACCGATCACCTTGGACCTGTTCGCCGACCAAGCGCCCAATCCGCCCGGCCAGATCGAACAGATTGGCCAACAATCCTTCGTGCTGCGCGGCTTCACCCTGCCCTGGCTCGAGCGTTTGCTGCCGGCGCTGGAAAGTGTCCTGCAGGCTGCGCCGTTCCGGCAGATGGTCACGCCCGGCGGCTTTACCATGTCGGTGGCCTTGAGCAGTTGCGGCGCGCTGGGCTGGACCACCGACCGCAGCGGCTATCGCTACACCGCCCATGACCCGCAGACCGGCCAGCCCTGGCCCGACATGCCGGCGGTGTTTCGCGAACTGGCCCAGGCCGCCGCCCGGCAGGCACAGTTCGAGCATTTCGAGCCCGACAGCTGCCTGATCAACCGCTACGTGCCCGGCGCCCGGATGTCGCTGCACCAGGACAAGAACGAACGCTCCCTCGCCGCCCCCATCGTCTCGATGTCCTTGGGCTTGCCGGCGGTGTTCCAGTTCGGCGGGTTCGAGCGCAGCGACAAGAGCCTGCGCATCCCGTTGTTCCATGGCGACATCGTGGTCTGGGGCGGCGTGGATCGGTTGCGTTACCACGGCGTACTGCCGCTCAAGGAAGGACAGCACCCGCGCCTGGGCGCGCAGCGGATCAACCTGACGTTTCGCACCGCCGGATGA
- the ada gene encoding bifunctional DNA-binding transcriptional regulator/O6-methylguanine-DNA methyltransferase Ada, producing MNSTSNNLAPELDPRWAAVLARDPRADGQFVYGVKTTGIYCHPSSLSRLPNPRNVEFFDTPEQAQAAGYRPSKRVARDQTQIAAQQAARVAAACRQIEAAEELPGLNELAASAGLSPFHFHRVFKAVTGLTPKGYAAAHRSRKVRERLADGGTITEALYDAGFNSNSRFYEAADKVLGMKPADYRAAGQNTDIRFAVGQCSLGAILVAQSERGVCAILLGDDPDALVRDLQDKFRRANLIGADREFEQLIAQVVGFIEAPALGLDLPLDLRGTAFQERVWQALRDIPAGSTASYAEIAQRIGMPKAVRAVAQACGANSLAVAIPCHRVVRSDGNLSGYRWGVERKRQLLELERSAGD from the coding sequence ATGAACAGCACTTCGAACAATCTCGCCCCTGAACTGGATCCGCGCTGGGCCGCCGTACTCGCCCGCGATCCACGCGCCGATGGGCAATTCGTCTATGGCGTGAAAACCACCGGCATCTACTGCCACCCCAGCAGCCTGTCGCGCCTGCCCAACCCGCGCAACGTCGAATTTTTCGACACGCCGGAACAGGCCCAGGCCGCCGGCTACCGGCCCAGCAAGCGCGTGGCCCGGGACCAGACCCAGATCGCCGCCCAACAAGCGGCACGGGTCGCGGCCGCCTGCCGGCAGATCGAAGCCGCCGAGGAACTGCCAGGCCTGAATGAACTGGCAGCCAGCGCGGGCTTGAGTCCCTTCCATTTTCACCGGGTCTTCAAGGCGGTCACCGGCCTGACCCCCAAGGGTTACGCCGCCGCTCACCGCTCACGCAAGGTACGCGAACGCCTGGCCGATGGCGGCACGATCACCGAGGCGCTGTACGACGCCGGTTTCAATTCCAACAGCCGTTTCTATGAGGCGGCCGACAAAGTGTTGGGCATGAAGCCCGCCGACTACCGCGCTGCCGGGCAGAACACCGACATCCGTTTCGCCGTCGGCCAATGCTCCCTCGGGGCGATCCTGGTGGCGCAAAGCGAGCGTGGCGTGTGCGCGATCCTGCTGGGCGACGATCCGGATGCGTTGGTGCGCGACCTGCAGGACAAATTCCGCCGGGCCAACCTCATCGGTGCCGACCGCGAATTCGAGCAGTTGATCGCCCAGGTGGTGGGCTTCATCGAAGCGCCGGCCCTGGGCCTGGACCTGCCCTTGGACCTGCGCGGCACTGCCTTTCAGGAGCGGGTCTGGCAAGCGTTGCGGGACATTCCCGCCGGCAGTACCGCCAGCTATGCCGAGATCGCCCAGCGCATCGGCATGCCCAAGGCCGTGCGCGCCGTGGCCCAGGCCTGCGGCGCCAACAGCCTGGCGGTGGCGATCCCTTGCCACCGGGTGGTGCGCAGCGACGGCAACCTGTCGGGCTATCGCTGGGGGGTGGAGCGCAAGCGTCAGTTGCTGGAACTGGAGCGCTCGGCCGGGGACTGA
- a CDS encoding GyrI-like domain-containing protein: protein MEVKLKTVKPFTVAGLQVRTRNTDEQRLDTARIGPMWQQFFTEELFDKIPARQSESFVYGVYSNYESDATGHFDVTAGVQVYEASAGYPAVDIEGGEYLVFSAKGKMPDCVIQAWGLIWAYFADNPQTLRRFTTDFEVYSAPESVAIYIGVQSPAERSSSSN, encoded by the coding sequence ATGGAAGTGAAACTCAAGACCGTCAAACCCTTCACCGTGGCCGGTCTGCAGGTGCGCACCCGCAACACCGACGAGCAGCGACTCGACACGGCAAGGATCGGTCCGATGTGGCAGCAGTTCTTCACCGAAGAGCTGTTCGACAAAATCCCGGCCCGGCAGTCGGAGTCGTTCGTCTACGGGGTGTATTCCAATTATGAGTCCGACGCCACCGGCCACTTTGACGTAACGGCCGGGGTGCAGGTGTATGAGGCCAGCGCAGGCTACCCCGCCGTGGACATCGAAGGCGGGGAATACCTGGTGTTTTCGGCCAAGGGGAAGATGCCCGATTGCGTGATCCAGGCCTGGGGCCTGATCTGGGCGTACTTCGCGGATAACCCGCAGACACTGCGCCGCTTCACCACCGATTTCGAGGTCTACAGCGCCCCCGAATCCGTGGCGATCTACATCGGCGTTCAGTCCCCGGCCGAGCGCTCCAGTTCCAGCAACTGA
- a CDS encoding NAD(P)H-dependent flavin oxidoreductase, which yields MSQWPDTRILDLLGIELPIIQGPLAGVTGPAMVVATCNAGGLGSMPAAMLDVEQLRQALTTIREQTDKPFNVNFFCHQPPAFDEQRAEAWKQRLKPYYQELGVDFDAPTPVSNRTPFDDAACRVLEEMRPKVVSFHFGLPEKSLLDRVKATGAKILSSATTVEEAIWLEQHGCDAIIAMGYEAGGHRGMFLSDDLDTQVGLFALLPQVVDAVKVPVIAAGGIGDARGIVAAFALGASAVQLGSAYLFTPEAKISASHHRALRTAKESQTAVTNLFTGRPARGIVNRVMREVGPMSPLAPAFPLAGGALMPLRAKGEEDFSNLWAGQAFPLGRELSTAELTRRLAEEAQARLNRLGRA from the coding sequence ATGAGCCAGTGGCCAGACACCCGCATTCTTGACCTGCTCGGTATCGAGCTGCCTATCATCCAGGGGCCGCTGGCCGGGGTGACCGGGCCGGCCATGGTGGTTGCGACCTGCAATGCCGGCGGGCTGGGTTCGATGCCGGCGGCGATGCTCGATGTCGAGCAGTTGCGCCAGGCACTGACGACCATCCGCGAACAGACCGACAAGCCGTTCAATGTGAATTTCTTCTGTCACCAGCCGCCGGCCTTCGACGAACAGCGGGCCGAGGCCTGGAAGCAACGGCTCAAACCGTACTATCAGGAACTGGGCGTCGATTTCGACGCACCGACCCCGGTGTCCAACCGCACGCCCTTCGATGATGCTGCCTGCCGGGTGCTGGAAGAGATGCGGCCCAAGGTCGTCAGTTTCCACTTTGGCCTGCCGGAAAAATCCTTGCTGGATCGGGTGAAGGCCACCGGCGCGAAAATCCTCTCGTCAGCCACCACCGTCGAGGAAGCCATCTGGCTCGAACAGCACGGTTGCGATGCGATCATCGCCATGGGCTATGAAGCCGGTGGTCATCGTGGAATGTTCCTCAGCGACGACCTCGATACCCAGGTCGGCCTGTTTGCCTTGCTGCCGCAGGTGGTGGATGCGGTGAAGGTGCCGGTGATCGCCGCCGGTGGCATTGGCGATGCACGCGGGATTGTCGCAGCGTTCGCTTTGGGTGCCTCGGCGGTGCAATTGGGCAGCGCTTACCTGTTCACGCCTGAGGCGAAGATCAGCGCGTCCCATCACCGGGCGTTGCGTACGGCCAAGGAAAGCCAGACCGCTGTCACCAACCTGTTCACCGGTCGCCCGGCCCGAGGCATCGTCAACCGGGTGATGCGCGAAGTGGGCCCGATGAGCCCGCTGGCTCCGGCCTTTCCCTTGGCGGGCGGTGCGCTGATGCCGTTGCGTGCCAAGGGCGAAGAGGATTTCAGCAACCTCTGGGCCGGCCAGGCCTTCCCATTGGGGCGCGAGCTGTCGACGGCCGAGTTGACCCGGCGGTTGGCTGAAGAGGCGCAGGCTCGGCTCAATCGCCTGGGTCGAGCCTGA
- the modA gene encoding molybdate ABC transporter substrate-binding protein — protein MRLTRFAPLLLIPCLAIGAVQAAEVQVAVAANFTAPIQAIAADFEKDTGHKLVAAYGATGQFYTQIKNGAPFEVFLAADDTTPARLESEGDTVKGSRFTYAVGTLALWSAKAGYVDNQGQVLKHNDFQHLSIANPKAAPYGLAATQVLDKLGLTAQVKSKLVEGQNITQAYQFVSTGNAELGFVALSQVYKDGKVTGGSAWIVPAELHDPIKQDAVILTKGRDNPAAVALVDYLKGPKAAAIIQAYGYQR, from the coding sequence ATGCGCCTCACCCGCTTCGCGCCGTTGCTGTTGATCCCGTGCCTGGCCATTGGCGCCGTCCAGGCCGCCGAGGTGCAGGTGGCGGTCGCCGCCAATTTCACTGCGCCGATCCAGGCCATTGCCGCCGATTTCGAAAAAGACACCGGGCATAAGCTGGTGGCGGCGTACGGCGCCACCGGGCAGTTCTACACGCAGATCAAGAACGGCGCGCCCTTCGAGGTGTTCCTCGCCGCCGACGACACCACCCCGGCCCGGCTCGAAAGCGAAGGCGACACCGTCAAGGGCTCACGCTTCACCTACGCCGTTGGCACCCTGGCGCTGTGGTCGGCCAAGGCCGGTTATGTCGACAACCAGGGCCAAGTCCTCAAGCACAACGATTTCCAACACCTGTCCATCGCCAACCCGAAAGCCGCACCCTATGGCCTGGCCGCGACCCAGGTGCTGGACAAACTGGGTTTGACCGCCCAAGTCAAAAGCAAACTCGTCGAAGGCCAGAACATCACCCAGGCCTACCAGTTCGTCTCCACCGGTAACGCTGAACTGGGCTTCGTCGCCTTGTCCCAGGTGTACAAGGACGGCAAGGTGACGGGCGGCTCGGCGTGGATCGTCCCGGCCGAACTGCACGACCCGATCAAGCAGGACGCGGTGATCCTCACCAAGGGCCGGGACAACCCCGCCGCCGTGGCCCTGGTGGATTACCTCAAGGGGCCAAAAGCCGCCGCCATCATCCAAGCCTACGGTTACCAACGCTAA
- the modB gene encoding molybdate ABC transporter permease subunit, producing the protein MPLTSADYAAIWLTLKLASLTTVILLLIGTPIALWLSRTRSLLRGPVGAVVALPLVLPPTVIGFYLLLALGPNGWIGQLTQALGLGTLTFSFTGLVIGSVIYSMPFVVQPLQNAFAAIGSRPLEVAATLRAGPWDTFFSVILPLARPGFITAAILGFAHTVGEFGVVLMIGGNIPEKTRVVSVQIYDHVEALEYAQAHWLAAAMLVFSFLVLLALYSSRRTRAGWS; encoded by the coding sequence ATGCCCCTGACCAGCGCCGACTATGCCGCCATCTGGCTGACCCTGAAACTGGCGTCCCTGACCACGGTGATCCTGCTGCTCATCGGCACGCCCATCGCGTTGTGGCTGTCGCGCACCCGCTCCTTGCTGCGCGGGCCGGTGGGCGCGGTGGTGGCGTTGCCCTTGGTGCTGCCGCCCACGGTGATTGGCTTTTACCTGTTGCTGGCATTAGGGCCGAACGGCTGGATCGGACAGCTCACCCAGGCCCTCGGGTTGGGCACTCTCACCTTCAGCTTCACCGGGCTGGTGATCGGCTCGGTGATCTATTCCATGCCGTTTGTGGTGCAACCGTTGCAGAACGCCTTTGCCGCCATCGGCAGTCGTCCGCTGGAAGTCGCCGCCACTTTGCGGGCCGGGCCTTGGGATACGTTTTTCAGCGTCATCCTGCCCCTGGCCCGCCCCGGCTTTATCACCGCAGCAATTCTTGGCTTCGCCCACACCGTCGGCGAATTCGGCGTGGTGCTGATGATCGGCGGCAACATCCCGGAGAAAACCCGGGTGGTGTCGGTGCAGATCTACGATCATGTCGAAGCCCTGGAATATGCCCAGGCCCATTGGCTGGCGGCGGCGATGCTGGTGTTTTCATTCCTGGTGCTGCTGGCGCTGTACTCCAGCCGCCGAACCCGTGCCGGTTGGAGCTGA
- the modC gene encoding molybdenum ABC transporter ATP-binding protein, producing MINARFQLDHGAFSLDLDVQLPGRGVTALYGPSGSGKTTCLRCIAGLERPARGFIEVNGQVWQDSEHAVFVPPHKRPVGYVFQEASLFAHLSVRANLAFGLKRIAPAQRRVDMDQATDLLGIGHLLDRQPHNLSGGERQRVGIARALLTSPQLLLMDEPLAALDSRRKNEILPYLQRLHDELDIPVLYVSHSQDEVARLADHIVLLDSGRALASGPIGETLARLDLPLALGDDAGVVIEGKVSGYDPAYQLLTLNLPDSQLNVRVAHTSLALGQPLRFKVQARDVSLSLANDAQTSILNRLPVTVISEQAADNAAHVLVRLDAAGTPLLARITRYSRDQLNLQPGQVLWAQIKAVAVLA from the coding sequence ATGATCAACGCGCGTTTTCAGCTCGACCATGGGGCTTTTTCCCTGGACCTGGATGTGCAACTGCCAGGCCGTGGCGTGACCGCCCTGTACGGGCCTTCCGGCTCCGGCAAGACCACCTGTCTGCGCTGCATCGCCGGGTTGGAGCGACCGGCCCGGGGGTTTATCGAGGTCAATGGCCAAGTGTGGCAGGACAGCGAGCACGCTGTGTTCGTGCCGCCCCATAAGCGGCCAGTGGGGTATGTGTTCCAGGAGGCCAGCCTGTTCGCCCATCTGTCGGTACGGGCCAACCTGGCGTTCGGCCTCAAGCGTATTGCTCCGGCACAACGGCGGGTGGACATGGACCAGGCCACCGATCTGCTGGGCATCGGGCACTTGCTCGATCGCCAGCCGCACAACCTCTCCGGCGGCGAACGCCAACGGGTGGGTATCGCCCGCGCCTTACTCACCAGCCCGCAACTGCTGCTGATGGATGAGCCGCTGGCGGCCCTCGATAGCCGGCGCAAAAACGAAATCCTGCCGTACCTGCAACGTCTCCACGATGAGCTGGACATCCCGGTGCTGTATGTCAGCCATTCCCAGGACGAAGTGGCGCGCCTGGCCGATCACATCGTGCTGCTCGACTCTGGCCGCGCGCTGGCCAGTGGGCCGATCGGCGAAACCCTGGCCCGGCTCGACCTGCCGTTAGCCCTGGGGGATGACGCCGGGGTGGTGATCGAGGGCAAGGTCAGCGGCTATGACCCGGCGTATCAATTGCTGACCCTGAACCTGCCCGACAGCCAACTGAACGTACGTGTGGCCCACACGTCCCTGGCCCTCGGCCAGCCGCTGCGCTTCAAGGTCCAGGCCCGGGACGTCAGCCTCAGCCTGGCGAACGATGCCCAGACCAGCATCCTCAACCGCCTGCCGGTCACCGTGATCAGCGAACAGGCCGCCGACAACGCTGCCCATGTGCTGGTGCGCCTGGACGCCGCCGGCACCCCGCTGCTGGCGCGCATCACCCGCTATTCCCGGGACCAGTTGAATCTGCAGCCGGGGCAGGTGTTGTGGGCGCAGATCAAGGCGGTGGCGGTGTTGGCTTAG
- a CDS encoding DNA topoisomerase IB codes for MPDTLTPDALPADLHYVDDTAPGITRKKLRGKFCYFDPLDRRITDAAEIQRINALAVPPAYTDVWICTDPRGHLQATGRDARGRKQYRYHARWREVRDADKYSRMLEFGRALPRLRKRLEEILATPGFSRDKVMATVITLLDVTLIRVGNPQYARANHSYGLTTLRNKHVEINGSAIAFQFRGKSGVEHQITVKDRRLARIIKRCQEIPGQNLFQYLDEHGERHSISSSDINAYLKTLTGADFTAKDYRTWAGSAAALAGLRALRWETETEAKRHVTEMVRQVSRQLGNTPTVCRKCYIHPAVVEGFLLGALKALPKPRARKGLSEEEAGLTLFLQRMTRAAEACEQAQSG; via the coding sequence ATGCCCGACACCCTGACACCGGATGCACTGCCGGCCGACCTGCATTACGTCGATGACACGGCCCCAGGCATCACCCGTAAAAAGCTGCGGGGCAAATTCTGTTATTTCGACCCGCTGGACCGACGCATCACCGACGCGGCCGAGATCCAGCGCATCAATGCCCTGGCGGTGCCGCCGGCCTATACCGATGTCTGGATCTGCACCGACCCCCGTGGTCATCTCCAGGCCACTGGCCGCGATGCCCGCGGGCGCAAGCAGTACCGCTACCATGCGCGCTGGCGTGAGGTGCGCGATGCGGACAAGTATTCACGGATGCTGGAATTCGGACGTGCCCTGCCGCGCCTGCGCAAACGCCTGGAAGAAATCCTCGCCACGCCCGGCTTCAGCCGCGACAAAGTCATGGCCACGGTTATCACCCTGCTGGACGTAACCCTGATCCGCGTCGGCAACCCCCAATACGCCCGCGCCAATCACTCCTACGGCCTGACGACCCTGCGCAACAAACACGTCGAGATCAACGGCAGCGCCATCGCCTTCCAGTTTCGCGGCAAAAGCGGCGTCGAGCACCAAATCACCGTGAAAGACCGGCGCCTGGCACGGATCATCAAGCGCTGCCAGGAGATTCCCGGGCAGAACCTGTTCCAGTACCTGGACGAACACGGCGAGCGGCACTCCATCAGTTCTTCGGACATCAACGCCTACCTCAAAACCCTCACCGGCGCCGATTTCACCGCCAAGGACTACCGCACCTGGGCTGGCAGCGCAGCCGCTCTGGCCGGGCTGCGGGCGCTGCGCTGGGAAACCGAGACCGAAGCCAAGAGGCACGTCACCGAGATGGTCAGGCAGGTCTCCCGACAACTGGGCAACACACCGACCGTCTGTCGTAAATGCTACATCCACCCGGCGGTGGTGGAAGGCTTTCTGCTCGGCGCGCTGAAGGCATTGCCCAAACCCCGGGCCCGCAAAGGCCTCAGCGAAGAAGAAGCCGGACTGACGCTATTCTTGCAGCGTATGACACGAGCCGCCGAGGCGTGCGAACAGGCACAATCGGGTTGA
- a CDS encoding ATP-dependent Clp protease proteolytic subunit, protein MSEHIVHFHCQIDQGTTERFRDNCLEAIEKGADSLMLNLSTVGGSTNFGFTLYTFIKSLPVPVRAVNAGNIESMGIIMFLAASDRTTTPHSRFLIHPMNWYFGQKSVDHSRLREYLSSLDNDVARYVEIYVKETAGAATQLDIFKCLCAEERVIPAENSLAFGIAHRVEQVVFPVEAKHWKVSGGED, encoded by the coding sequence ATGTCCGAACACATTGTCCATTTTCATTGCCAGATCGATCAGGGAACCACGGAACGCTTTCGCGACAACTGCCTGGAAGCCATCGAGAAAGGCGCCGACTCGCTGATGCTCAACCTCTCCACCGTCGGCGGCAGCACCAACTTCGGTTTTACGCTTTATACCTTCATCAAGTCCCTCCCAGTGCCGGTGCGTGCGGTCAATGCCGGCAACATCGAATCGATGGGCATCATCATGTTCCTGGCGGCCAGCGACCGTACCACCACGCCGCATTCGCGTTTCCTGATTCATCCGATGAACTGGTATTTCGGCCAGAAATCCGTGGACCATTCACGCTTGCGTGAGTACCTGTCCAGCCTGGACAACGACGTGGCGCGGTACGTGGAGATCTACGTCAAGGAAACCGCCGGCGCCGCGACCCAGTTGGATATCTTCAAATGCCTGTGCGCCGAGGAACGGGTGATTCCGGCCGAAAATTCCCTGGCCTTTGGTATCGCCCATCGGGTCGAACAAGTCGTGTTCCCTGTGGAAGCCAAACATTGGAAAGTCAGCGGCGGCGAAGATTAA
- a CDS encoding KGG domain-containing protein: protein MANTGNKNPGNFANDREKASEAGKKGGQASGGNNFANDREKASEAGRKGGGRSQGGGRKS, encoded by the coding sequence ATGGCTAACACCGGAAACAAGAACCCAGGTAATTTCGCAAATGATCGTGAAAAAGCATCGGAAGCCGGGAAGAAAGGCGGCCAAGCTTCGGGCGGCAATAATTTTGCAAACGACCGGGAAAAAGCCTCTGAAGCCGGCAGGAAAGGTGGCGGACGCAGCCAAGGCGGCGGCAGAAAATCGTAA
- a CDS encoding OBAP family protein yields the protein MPDRSVYGSWKWLWAAVFGLTGCAGGTSDSPVDAPGAAKTPTTATLETGARILQDKPPLRALDTYLDGFHFYNGRMSGQMEAHHYCSALNEEVFQCAIFDGNTSSAKLMGVEYIISQRLFEGLPASEKQLWHSHVHEVKSGQLIAPGIPQAAETRLMKNLIGTYGKTWHTWHTEQGNALPYGVPQLMMGFTADGQVDPQLVRERDARMGVDSEAKKRARAGIDTPAIDPGADAWQKGQVWQIKDPTGEHAH from the coding sequence ATGCCTGATCGAAGTGTTTATGGCAGCTGGAAATGGCTATGGGCAGCGGTTTTTGGATTGACCGGCTGCGCGGGCGGCACGAGCGATTCGCCTGTGGATGCGCCAGGCGCCGCGAAGACCCCGACCACCGCGACGCTGGAAACCGGGGCGCGGATCCTGCAGGACAAACCGCCGTTGCGGGCCCTGGACACCTATCTCGATGGTTTTCATTTCTATAACGGGCGCATGTCCGGGCAGATGGAAGCGCATCACTACTGCTCGGCGCTGAACGAGGAAGTCTTTCAGTGCGCCATCTTCGACGGCAATACCTCCAGTGCCAAGCTGATGGGCGTCGAGTACATCATCAGCCAGCGCTTGTTCGAAGGTTTGCCGGCCAGTGAAAAACAGCTGTGGCACAGCCATGTGCATGAGGTGAAATCCGGGCAGTTGATTGCGCCCGGGATTCCCCAGGCAGCGGAAACCCGGTTGATGAAAAATCTGATCGGCACTTACGGCAAGACCTGGCACACCTGGCATACCGAACAGGGCAATGCACTGCCTTACGGGGTGCCTCAGTTGATGATGGGGTTCACGGCCGATGGGCAGGTTGACCCGCAGTTGGTACGCGAGCGGGACGCTCGGATGGGTGTCGACAGCGAAGCGAAAAAGCGTGCCCGAGCGGGTATCGACACGCCGGCGATTGATCCGGGTGCCGATGCTTGGCAGAAAGGGCAGGTGTGGCAGATCAAGGATCCGACTGGCGAACACGCACATTGA
- a CDS encoding DUF3087 family protein: MFEIKPWDGDTYRRQTRRSTLIIAVVFLALAMLLSSLAVMLLGTPGGDNFRFNLGGVIVAVLAMAVLMRQYFWSQPWMAAAVYGWQLKRSLMKITNVMHQVTAGVQAQDPAAMKLLRFYHLGLAQMHQLDANSSAQGSLAREADAHLANMQALGLDSEQSRLDPSWIETVKQAYSAG, encoded by the coding sequence CAGCACCCTGATCATCGCGGTGGTGTTCCTGGCCCTGGCGATGCTGCTGTCCAGCCTGGCCGTGATGCTGTTGGGGACGCCCGGAGGCGATAACTTTCGTTTCAACCTCGGTGGGGTGATTGTCGCGGTGCTGGCGATGGCTGTGCTGATGCGCCAGTATTTCTGGTCGCAGCCGTGGATGGCCGCCGCGGTGTACGGCTGGCAGCTCAAGCGCAGCCTGATGAAAATCACCAACGTGATGCACCAGGTGACGGCTGGGGTGCAGGCCCAGGACCCCGCTGCCATGAAGCTGCTGCGCTTTTATCACCTGGGGCTGGCCCAGATGCATCAGCTGGACGCCAACTCCAGCGCCCAGGGTTCCCTGGCGCGGGAAGCCGACGCGCACCTGGCGAACATGCAGGCGCTGGGCCTGGACAGCGAACAGTCGCGCCTTGACCCGAGTTGGATCGAGACGGTGAAGCAGGCCTATAGCGCCGGTTGA